Below is a genomic region from Methanococcus vannielii SB.
TGAAATTGAAAAATACATTTAAAAGTAATATTTTATTATTTAAAATTATTTTGCCCTTGCTCTAGCATTTTCTGCGGCAGATTCTTTTCCTTCGATATTATCAAGTGATTTTGCAAGTTCTGCCCAGACATCTTTATTATATTCGTCCTTGATTACGGTTAGTATATAGCCATAACAGTCAGCAGATTCTTCGTATCGTTGAAGACCATAAAGGGATTTTCCTTTCATAAGCCAGTATTTTGTTTCTTCAGGATTTAATTGAATTGCGCTGTCAAATGCAAAAATTGCTCCATTATAATCTCCAGAATTGTATTTTTCAACTCCGTTAATATAATATGATTCAGGGTCTTTATTTCCCAAACATCCTGCAAAAACGATAAATAGCGAAATTAAAGTGATTATTATCCTCTTTTTTTCCATAATAATGTCCCCACTAAATAATTTAATAGTAAATTAATATTTAAAAATTTAAGTGTATTATATATAAAAAATAACAAATAACGAGGCTAAAAAGCAGTAATATCCAAAAAATTTTAGCTTTCCAGCAATTACCATTTTTTTAAGAAGATGAAGCCCTAAAATACCCGTTAAAAATGCAACTATAAATCCGTAAACATATTCTTTTGTAATTACTGTTTTTTGCATTTCTAAAACTCCTGCCCCAAAAATTACCGGTAAACTCATTAAAAATGAATATTTAACGGCATCTTCCTTTTTAACACCCAAAAGTAGTGCTGCAAATAGTGTTGATCCACTTCTAGAAATTCCCGGAAGTACTGAAAAAGCCTGAAAAATTCCAATTATAAATGCATCTAAATACGGAATTTTTGTTATTGTTTTTAAATTTTTATCCATTTTATCCGATAAAAGCATAAAAACACCAGTTATTGCAAGAAAGACGCCTATAAAAAATGTTTCAGAAAAAATAGACTTTATAAAGTCTTCAAAAAATATGCCTACAATTGCAGCTGGAATCATTGATACAAAGAGCTTTAATGAAAGTGTAATATATTTTTCATCTTTTTTAAAAACCCCATTAATTATTTCAAATATTTCCTTTTTAACAAATATAACAACGGCTAAAAATGTTGCAAGGTGCAAAAATGCAAAGTAGCCAACATCCGGCGTTTTATTAAATATCGCAGTAAAAATTGCAAGGTGTCCAGAACTTGAAACTGGTAAAAATTCTGTAAGACCTTGAACAATTCCTAAAAGTATATTTTCCATAGTTATACCTTTTAATAAATTGTTTAATTTAATTTAATTAAAATATAAGAATACTATTTGTTAGTAAATTATATAGTTTTTTAAATTTCAAATGATGGCTAAATACAAATACTTAAAAATTAAATAATCATAGTTGTTTTAAGAATTATTTTGTTATCTGCGGTGATTTAATGATTATTACAGTAGCTTCTGGAAAAGGGGGCGTTGGAAAAACTACTTCTTCTGCAAATTTAGCTGTTGCATTATCTAAACTTGGTAAAAAGACTTTAGTAATTGATGGGGATGTTTCAATGGCTAATTTGGGCCTAATATTCGATTTTGAAAAAAATAACCCCTCACTTCATGAAGTTCTTGCAGAAGAATGCGATGTAAAGGATGCAATTTATAAACATAAAACTGGAGCTTACATTCTTCCAGCAAGTCTTTCAATCTCAGGCTATAAAAAATCAGACCTTGATTTATTCCCTGAAGTTGTTAACGAAATTTCTGATGATTACGATTATGTAATTATCGATGCCCCCGCAGGATTAAATAAGGATATGGCAATTCACCTTGCAATTGCTGATAAAATCCTTTTAGTAGTAACCCCTGAACTCTTTTCAATTGCAGATGCGATGAAAATAAAAGAAAGTGGGGAAATGGCAGGAACTAATATTTTAGGAATTGTATTAAATAGGACCGGAAAAGATTTTGGTGAAATGGGGCCTGACGAAATAGAGATGATTTTAGAAGAAAAAATAATAGGCGTAATTCCAGAAGACCCAAATATTCGTAGTGCAACTTTGAAAAAAATGGACGTAATTCAGTACAGTCCAAAAAGTCCTGCTTCAAAAGCATATACTGAACTTGCATTAAAAGTAACTGGTTCTTACGTGGATTTAGAAAAAATTGAAGAGATATATAATGAAAGTTTTTTTGAAAAATTAAAAAGAAGCATTTTTTCAAAATTTAAAAAATAATTATTTTTTAAATTTTAAAATATATATTATTTTTCGCAGTTAAACTTACATGAAACGTCTGTCGGGTATTTCCCAGTTAAACAAGCTAAACAAAGGTCATTTCGTCCAATCGCTTCTACTAATCCATTAATACTTAAATACGCAACAGAATCTGCACCAATAC
It encodes:
- a CDS encoding undecaprenyl-diphosphate phosphatase, whose amino-acid sequence is MENILLGIVQGLTEFLPVSSSGHLAIFTAIFNKTPDVGYFAFLHLATFLAVVIFVKKEIFEIINGVFKKDEKYITLSLKLFVSMIPAAIVGIFFEDFIKSIFSETFFIGVFLAITGVFMLLSDKMDKNLKTITKIPYLDAFIIGIFQAFSVLPGISRSGSTLFAALLLGVKKEDAVKYSFLMSLPVIFGAGVLEMQKTVITKEYVYGFIVAFLTGILGLHLLKKMVIAGKLKFFGYYCFLASLFVIFYI
- the minD gene encoding cell division ATPase MinD, yielding MIITVASGKGGVGKTTSSANLAVALSKLGKKTLVIDGDVSMANLGLIFDFEKNNPSLHEVLAEECDVKDAIYKHKTGAYILPASLSISGYKKSDLDLFPEVVNEISDDYDYVIIDAPAGLNKDMAIHLAIADKILLVVTPELFSIADAMKIKESGEMAGTNILGIVLNRTGKDFGEMGPDEIEMILEEKIIGVIPEDPNIRSATLKKMDVIQYSPKSPASKAYTELALKVTGSYVDLEKIEEIYNESFFEKLKRSIFSKFKK
- a CDS encoding outer membrane protein assembly factor BamD, with translation MEKKRIIITLISLFIVFAGCLGNKDPESYYINGVEKYNSGDYNGAIFAFDSAIQLNPEETKYWLMKGKSLYGLQRYEESADCYGYILTVIKDEYNKDVWAELAKSLDNIEGKESAAENARARAK